One genomic window of Cyprinus carpio isolate SPL01 chromosome B8, ASM1834038v1, whole genome shotgun sequence includes the following:
- the elmod3 gene encoding ELMO domain-containing protein 3, with translation MEGVVAVAVHTEGLNGFPQECKQAEDLTNGHSKCTAILNGLNPGNGIKDNGNLNGNPYLKSVPISALKQNGLLQSLAAGGNQTKTEEVSLEVERAQEEWDALESIQPVLAEDLTPSPLISFNEALQHFQTTDLGDLLKNIQPTIRRTGLAAITHFLFGPPRLHKDLVEERDLVFAIAQCSLDNGQSVHMRVLQTIYRKLTCTRADCPRFGPHWENVGFQGSDPATDLRGTGFLGLMHTLYFVMDPEILPLAREIYKLSQHPVQNFPFCVMSINMTRIALHALREEVLSKECNRRQQVVAVLNDFYVATFLHLYQLWKSQQKTISDSGHVLKEVELFAKKNPKQILKRLEGYLKERRAGTGHRTSPDTLSHSNPSPGDTGSQAGSQGGKEGKEMNFTGVCELPPEMEGEARLI, from the exons ATGGAAGGGGTTGTTGCAGTCGCAGTACATACAGAG GGCTTGAATGGTTTTCCACAAGAATGTAAACAGGCAGAGGATCTAACAAATGGGCACTCCAAATGCACAGCT ATCCTAAATGGACTGAATCCAGGTAATGGCATCAAAGACAATGGCAACTTGAATGGCAACCCTTATCTCAAAAGTGTCCCA ATCTCAGCGCTGAAACAGAATGGGCTCTTACAGTCTCTGGCAGCAGGAGGCAATCAGACTAAAACAGAAG AGGTGAGCTTGGAGGTGGAGCGAGCACAAGAGGAGTGGGATGCCCTGGAGAGCATCCAACCAG TTCTTGCAGAGGATCTCACTCCATCACCACTGATCTCCTTCAACGAGGCTCTGCAGCATTTTCAGACCACTGATCTTGGAGACCTGCTT AAGAACATTCAGCCCACCATTCGGAGGACTGGATTGGCCGCCATCACCCATTTCCTGTTCGGTCCTCCTCGGCTACACAAAGACCTCGTAGAGGAGAGAGACTTAGTGTTTGCCATTGCACAGT GTTCTCTGGATAATGGCCAGTCAGTTCACATGCGTGTACTCCAGACCATCTACAGGAAACTGACCTGTACCCGAGCTGACTGCCCTCGCTTTGGACCACACTGGGAGAACGTGGGCTTTCAAG GTTCAGACCCTGCTACAGATCTAAGGGGAACTGGTTTTCTGGGCCTCATGCACACTCTCTACTTCGTCATGGACCCAGAGATACTTCCACTTGCAAGAGAAATCTACAAACTCTCTCAGCATCCAGTCCAG AATTTTCCGTTCTGTGTGATGTCAATCAACATGACGCGAATCGCCCTGCATGCTCTCAGGGAGGAAGTGCTGTCCAA GGAGTGTAACCGAAGGCAACAGGTTGTGGCAGTGCTGAATGATTTTTATGTTGCAACGTTCCTGCATCTCTACCAGCTGTGGAAGAGCCAGCAGAAAACCATCTCTGACTCTGGCCATGTACTCAAAG AAGTGGAGCTCTTCGCTAAGAAGAACCCCAAGCAGATTCTCAAACGTCTCGAGGGCTACCTGAAGGAGAGACGTGCTGGGACAGGACACCGAACATCGCCCGACACACTATCACATAGCAACCCTTCACCTGGTGACACTGGGTCTCAAGCAGGGAGTCAGGGCGGCAAGGAGGGGAAAGAGATGAACTTCACTGGAGTGTGTGAGCTGCCACCTGAGATGGAGGGCGAGGCGAGACTcatctga